One genomic segment of candidate division TA06 bacterium includes these proteins:
- a CDS encoding TldD/PmbA family protein, translating to MEGPMEGLIKKALKVCDVDYAEVHIEERLTTRVSYAGKEMEDVGTHTTLGGNVRAFSKGGWGFVSFNDTSRIQECAKNACMQAKLVEGKGGKLARSEPVKDTVRVELADDPAGIPLEQKEKITRSYNDIILKSEKIKTSRVRYQDSRIRRYFFNTEGSEIIEERVYCGIGYYAVARDGSNVQISFDSVGGTEGFNTVFNQEADVERVAKEAVDLLKAEKVKAGKYTVIVDQLLAGVFAHEAFGHLSESDFLYRNERVKKIMELGKRFGPDELSIVDDGTLLGERGYYKYDDEGVMSQKTYLIKDGILVGRLHSRETAGKMGEKPTGNARCISYRFHPIVRMSCTFIEPRDRSLKEMLSGIKRGIYAKGAYGGQTQLEMFTFSARRAYLIEDGKIGPLTRDVVLSGNVFETLRNIEAFGNDIELHGGLGGCGKDGQGPLPTSTGSPHVRIKNVIIGGK from the coding sequence ATGGAGGGACCTATGGAGGGGTTGATAAAGAAAGCATTGAAGGTCTGCGATGTTGACTATGCTGAGGTTCACATCGAGGAAAGGCTGACTACCAGAGTCAGCTACGCTGGGAAGGAGATGGAGGATGTGGGAACCCACACGACCCTCGGTGGCAATGTGAGGGCATTCAGCAAGGGAGGGTGGGGGTTTGTGTCGTTCAACGATACTTCTAGAATCCAGGAGTGCGCGAAAAATGCTTGTATGCAGGCCAAGTTGGTTGAAGGAAAAGGTGGCAAGCTTGCCCGCTCAGAGCCCGTAAAGGATACCGTCAGGGTAGAACTGGCTGACGATCCAGCAGGGATTCCACTTGAGCAGAAGGAGAAAATAACCCGTTCCTACAATGACATAATACTTAAATCCGAGAAGATAAAAACATCACGAGTCCGGTATCAGGATTCGAGGATCCGACGGTATTTCTTCAATACTGAGGGGTCGGAGATAATTGAGGAGAGAGTCTATTGTGGTATAGGATACTATGCCGTAGCCAGGGATGGGAGCAATGTTCAGATCTCCTTTGATTCCGTGGGGGGGACGGAGGGGTTCAATACTGTGTTCAATCAGGAAGCCGATGTTGAAAGAGTGGCAAAGGAAGCCGTGGATCTTTTGAAGGCGGAGAAGGTCAAGGCCGGAAAGTATACGGTTATTGTAGACCAGCTTCTGGCAGGAGTTTTCGCCCACGAGGCCTTCGGCCATCTATCGGAGTCCGATTTTCTATATCGGAATGAGCGGGTCAAGAAAATAATGGAACTCGGCAAGAGATTCGGCCCTGACGAGCTGTCCATAGTGGATGATGGTACCCTCCTGGGTGAGAGAGGATACTACAAATATGATGATGAAGGCGTCATGTCGCAGAAGACTTACCTGATAAAAGACGGAATTCTGGTTGGGAGACTTCATTCACGAGAGACGGCAGGAAAGATGGGCGAGAAACCAACGGGGAATGCGAGATGTATCAGTTACAGGTTTCATCCCATTGTCAGGATGTCATGCACATTCATAGAGCCCAGAGACAGAAGTCTGAAGGAAATGCTTTCGGGAATAAAGAGGGGAATCTACGCGAAGGGTGCCTACGGAGGTCAGACTCAGCTCGAGATGTTCACCTTTAGCGCGCGGAGAGCCTATCTCATTGAGGATGGAAAGATTGGCCCATTGACAAGGGACGTAGTTCTGAGCGGCAATGTGTTCGAAACACTTAGG